The Bradyrhizobium ottawaense genome window below encodes:
- a CDS encoding ABC transporter substrate-binding protein: MTAKSKITISRRTLLAGASGTLIASRAGWAQQPSEVKVGLLVPISGLYARPGTVMREGAEMAIDHINAQGGVKALGGAKLKLVVLDSGDTTEKAKNAAQRMVAQETDLVAASGAYLSSFTLAVTEVTERANLPMLTLSYSDLITERGFKYVFQTAATAGSQARQALPQLIKLAETASGKRPKTVAILTDNTGASIASAKAMREGLLAENQLQLIVDETFTPPLADATSLVQKIRSAKPDLLFFLPTVISDAKLLLEKMNEFGLGQGKVPTISFGIAIAEPDMLQTVSPELLQGVLTCVASWGAKGHEALIAELKTRYKEPWMTQNAISTYGDMWVIKDALEKAGKADRVAVGEALRTMDGGPSKYYPLGEIKFDEKGRRVGAGMTIVQWQAGVPVTVFPPELARAKPFWPKS; this comes from the coding sequence ATGACTGCAAAGAGCAAGATCACGATATCGCGGCGAACCCTGCTGGCCGGCGCCTCCGGCACGCTGATCGCGTCCCGCGCCGGCTGGGCGCAGCAACCTTCTGAAGTGAAGGTCGGCCTGCTGGTGCCGATCTCGGGGCTCTATGCCCGCCCGGGAACGGTGATGCGCGAAGGCGCCGAGATGGCGATTGATCACATCAACGCGCAAGGCGGCGTCAAGGCGCTCGGCGGCGCCAAGCTGAAGCTCGTCGTGCTCGATTCCGGCGATACCACGGAGAAGGCCAAGAACGCGGCACAGCGCATGGTGGCGCAGGAGACCGATCTGGTCGCGGCCAGCGGCGCCTATCTGTCCTCGTTCACCCTCGCGGTGACCGAGGTGACCGAGCGCGCCAACCTGCCGATGCTCACCCTCTCCTATTCGGATCTCATCACCGAGCGCGGATTCAAATACGTGTTCCAGACCGCGGCCACCGCGGGGTCGCAGGCACGGCAGGCGTTGCCCCAGCTCATCAAGCTGGCGGAGACGGCCTCAGGCAAGCGGCCGAAGACGGTCGCGATCCTCACCGACAACACGGGCGCCTCGATCGCCTCCGCCAAGGCAATGCGCGAGGGCCTGCTGGCGGAGAACCAGTTGCAGCTGATCGTCGACGAGACGTTCACCCCGCCGCTCGCTGACGCAACCTCACTGGTGCAGAAGATCCGTTCGGCCAAGCCCGACCTGCTGTTCTTCCTGCCGACGGTGATCTCGGATGCAAAACTGCTGCTCGAGAAGATGAACGAATTTGGCCTCGGCCAGGGCAAGGTGCCGACGATCTCGTTCGGCATCGCGATCGCCGAGCCGGACATGCTGCAGACCGTCAGCCCCGAGCTGCTCCAGGGCGTGTTGACGTGCGTCGCCAGTTGGGGCGCCAAGGGCCATGAGGCGCTGATCGCCGAGTTGAAGACGCGCTACAAGGAGCCGTGGATGACGCAGAACGCGATCTCCACCTATGGCGACATGTGGGTGATCAAGGACGCGCTGGAGAAGGCCGGCAAGGCCGATCGCGTCGCCGTCGGCGAAGCGCTGCGCACCATGGATGGCGGCCCCTCCAAATATTACCCGCTGGGCGAGATCAAATTCGACGAGAAGGGCCGCCGCGTCGGCGCCGGCATGACCATCGTGCAGTGGCAAGCCGGCGTGCCGGTGACGGTGTTCCCGCCCGAACTCGCGCGGGCAAAACCGTTCTGGCCCAAGAGTTGA
- a CDS encoding SDR family oxidoreductase gives MTEQSGQTVVLTGAAGGMGRAITKALLDSGRRVVLVDRDAKALEELAATAGDAVFPIQLDVSDATAVDRLPDAIPGHFKPVDVLINNAGHDIGGRTRFDIGSADDWSSIIQTNLIGLMRVTRAILPGMVQRNAGHIVNISSINAVRIVPDMAAYSTSKAGVHMFTETLRGELAETAIRVTELQPGLTRTNIILTRYRGDQQKEKDYFDQFRMALDPADIARSIVFALDQPAHVQIAEMMILPVNRY, from the coding sequence ATGACTGAACAATCAGGCCAGACCGTGGTGCTGACGGGTGCCGCCGGCGGCATGGGACGCGCCATCACCAAGGCACTGCTGGATAGCGGCCGCCGCGTCGTGCTGGTCGATCGCGACGCCAAGGCGCTTGAAGAGCTGGCGGCGACGGCGGGCGATGCGGTGTTTCCGATCCAGCTCGACGTCAGCGATGCAACGGCCGTCGATCGCCTGCCGGATGCCATTCCCGGTCATTTCAAGCCGGTCGACGTTCTCATCAACAATGCCGGCCACGACATCGGCGGCCGGACGCGCTTCGACATCGGTTCTGCGGACGACTGGTCCAGCATCATCCAGACCAACCTGATCGGCCTGATGCGCGTCACGCGCGCGATCCTTCCCGGCATGGTCCAGCGCAACGCCGGCCACATCGTCAACATCAGCTCCATCAACGCGGTGCGGATCGTGCCCGACATGGCGGCGTACAGCACCAGCAAGGCGGGCGTGCACATGTTCACCGAGACCCTCCGGGGCGAGCTGGCGGAAACCGCGATCCGGGTGACCGAGCTGCAGCCCGGCCTGACCCGGACCAACATCATCCTGACCCGCTACCGCGGCGATCAGCAGAAGGAAAAGGACTATTTCGACCAGTTCAGGATGGCGCTCGATCCGGCCGATATCGCCCGCTCGATCGTCTTCGCGCTCGACCAGCCCGCCCACGTTCAAATTGCCGAAATGATGATTCTGCCTGTAAACCGGTACTGA
- a CDS encoding ABC transporter ATP-binding protein, whose amino-acid sequence MLRIEGLSAGYSAKPVLNDVSINVGAGQFVAIVGPNGAGKTTLFKTISGIVKPSGGAITFDGVDLLAVPPPQRAHLGIAHVPEGRQVFPSLTVMENLEMGAMTESGRRDWQANIERIFEWLPVLKERRDQFAGTMSGGQQQMLAIGRGLASSPKLLMLDEPSMGLAPSTADFIFERLIEIRRQSGLTMLLVEQRVAEALESADHGYVLEAGHVVLEGNNATLRADDRVRKAYLGM is encoded by the coding sequence ATGCTGCGAATTGAGGGATTGAGCGCGGGCTATTCGGCCAAGCCCGTCCTGAACGACGTCTCGATCAATGTCGGCGCGGGCCAGTTCGTCGCGATCGTCGGACCCAACGGCGCCGGCAAGACCACGCTGTTCAAGACGATCTCCGGCATCGTCAAGCCCAGCGGCGGCGCGATCACGTTCGACGGCGTCGACCTGCTCGCAGTGCCGCCGCCGCAGCGCGCCCATCTCGGCATCGCCCACGTCCCGGAGGGACGCCAGGTTTTCCCGTCGCTGACCGTGATGGAGAATCTGGAAATGGGCGCGATGACCGAGAGCGGCCGCCGCGACTGGCAAGCCAATATCGAGCGCATCTTCGAATGGCTGCCGGTGCTGAAGGAGCGCCGCGATCAATTCGCGGGTACGATGTCCGGCGGCCAGCAGCAGATGCTCGCGATCGGCCGCGGCCTCGCCTCCTCCCCGAAGCTTCTGATGCTGGACGAGCCCTCGATGGGGCTCGCGCCCTCGACCGCGGACTTCATCTTCGAGCGGCTGATCGAGATCCGCCGCCAGTCCGGGCTGACCATGCTGCTGGTCGAGCAGCGCGTCGCGGAAGCGCTGGAATCCGCCGACCACGGCTATGTCCTCGAAGCCGGACACGTCGTGCTCGAAGGCAACAACGCTACGCTGCGCGCCGATGACCGCGTGCGCAAAGCCTATCTCGGCATGTGA
- a CDS encoding carboxymuconolactone decarboxylase family protein → MDKATYDRGLEIRKSVLGNEFVDKAIASADEFNRPMQDLTTEYCWGYVWGREGLTRKTRSFLNLAMLCALNRPHELKTHVRGALANGATKEEIREVFMQVAIYCGVPAGVDAFRNAKEVFAELDKK, encoded by the coding sequence ATGGACAAAGCGACCTACGACCGCGGCCTCGAAATCCGCAAGAGCGTGCTCGGCAACGAATTCGTCGACAAGGCGATCGCATCCGCCGACGAGTTCAACCGGCCGATGCAGGACCTCACCACGGAATATTGCTGGGGTTACGTCTGGGGCCGCGAGGGCCTCACACGAAAGACGCGCAGCTTCCTCAATCTGGCGATGCTCTGCGCACTCAACCGTCCTCATGAGCTGAAGACCCATGTCCGCGGCGCGCTCGCCAATGGCGCGACCAAGGAGGAAATCCGCGAGGTCTTCATGCAGGTCGCAATCTATTGCGGCGTGCCGGCCGGCGTGGATGCATTTCGGAATGCGAAGGAAGTCTTCGCCGAGCTCGACAAGAAGTAG
- a CDS encoding MmgE/PrpD family protein, whose product MTIGPTASGKVPLARQMARSVLALDIGYFGQDVIAKAKLCLLDFLSCAFEAGHHPWSRQAVAIAQAGGSATIIGTSQLSSPADAAFANAVMGHGLVREDMHAASIAHHGVVIWPALLALSEQTPLRGDRLLAAAIIGYETGARIGRALLTSDLARLYRPTGLVAPLGAALAGSFALGLSEAQATSAIAIAANTSSGLNEWPHAGGSDMYFHPGFAAGNAIKAIGLAAAGAFGSETILEGEAGLFAAYRRQPAPESIALFPNGECEIMAVYNKPVPACNFAQTAAQAALRVSHELASVDEIDHVVIRAPDAAVRYPGCDSMGPYRNALQAKMSIPFSVAATLARGEIEEENYAELDDADIIRLVAVTDLKADPAFTAAFPGKQGAEVTVQLRGGRTIRHALPDVIAATPADIRARFRSSAAGGLGEDRVRRLEQLIDDCEQLGHAGDIAAQCRLNATERALRPAS is encoded by the coding sequence ATGACGATCGGTCCGACCGCATCAGGCAAGGTCCCGCTCGCGCGTCAGATGGCGCGGAGCGTGCTTGCGCTGGATATTGGCTATTTCGGGCAGGACGTCATTGCCAAGGCAAAGCTCTGCCTGCTCGACTTCCTGTCCTGCGCCTTCGAGGCCGGCCATCATCCCTGGAGCCGCCAGGCGGTTGCGATTGCGCAGGCCGGCGGCAGCGCAACGATCATCGGGACGTCGCAGCTTTCCTCGCCGGCCGACGCAGCCTTCGCCAATGCCGTCATGGGGCACGGCCTCGTGCGGGAAGACATGCATGCGGCCAGCATCGCGCACCACGGCGTCGTGATCTGGCCGGCCCTGCTCGCGCTGTCGGAACAGACGCCGCTGCGCGGGGACAGGCTGCTCGCGGCCGCCATCATCGGCTATGAGACCGGCGCGCGGATCGGCCGCGCGCTGCTGACCTCGGACCTCGCACGCCTCTATCGCCCGACGGGCCTCGTGGCCCCTCTGGGCGCAGCGCTCGCGGGAAGTTTCGCGCTCGGCCTCTCCGAGGCCCAGGCGACCAGCGCCATCGCGATCGCGGCCAATACCTCCAGCGGTCTCAACGAGTGGCCGCATGCCGGCGGCTCCGACATGTATTTCCATCCCGGCTTTGCCGCCGGCAATGCGATCAAGGCAATTGGCCTTGCCGCGGCCGGCGCCTTCGGCTCGGAAACCATACTGGAGGGTGAAGCCGGCCTGTTCGCCGCCTATCGCCGCCAGCCCGCGCCGGAGAGCATCGCGCTCTTCCCCAATGGCGAGTGCGAGATCATGGCCGTCTACAACAAGCCGGTCCCCGCCTGCAATTTCGCGCAGACAGCGGCACAGGCCGCGCTTCGCGTCTCACACGAGCTCGCCAGCGTCGACGAGATCGACCACGTCGTCATCCGCGCGCCCGACGCTGCGGTGCGCTATCCCGGCTGCGATTCCATGGGGCCCTACCGCAACGCGCTCCAGGCCAAGATGAGCATTCCCTTCAGCGTCGCGGCGACGCTGGCGCGGGGCGAGATCGAGGAAGAGAACTACGCCGAGCTCGATGATGCCGACATCATCCGCCTCGTGGCGGTCACCGATCTCAAGGCAGATCCCGCCTTCACCGCCGCCTTCCCCGGCAAGCAGGGTGCGGAGGTCACCGTGCAGCTGCGCGGCGGCCGGACCATCCGGCACGCTCTGCCCGACGTCATCGCCGCAACACCTGCCGATATTCGCGCACGCTTTCGCAGCTCGGCAGCCGGAGGCCTCGGCGAGGATCGCGTGCGGCGGCTCGAGCAACTCATCGACGATTGCGAGCAGCTCGGCCATGCAGGCGACATCGCCGCGCAGTGCCGCCTGAATGCAACGGAACGGGCTTTACGACCGGCATCATGA
- a CDS encoding SDR family oxidoreductase, giving the protein MKGKWALVTGATAGLGLAIAEGLAGAGANIVLHDLDTPKQAADDLRARFGVEVIAAGADLSRREGIEAMMADLLDRCGAIDILVNNAVVRHFSAIEQFPPERWDEALAVNLSAPFHLIRLALPAMKHRGWGRIVNMGSIYSSRAVEDRIDYVTTKTAIAGMTRAVAIETARSGITCNTLCPGTLPTPAILNKIATMASSSDRPVEDVTRDYLGERQPTQRFVEMDAVAAMVVFLCGPAANDITGASLPIDGGWSVA; this is encoded by the coding sequence ATGAAGGGCAAATGGGCACTCGTGACCGGCGCGACCGCGGGCCTCGGCCTCGCTATCGCCGAAGGCCTTGCCGGCGCGGGCGCCAATATCGTCCTTCACGATCTCGACACGCCGAAGCAGGCCGCGGATGACCTCCGCGCCCGCTTCGGCGTGGAGGTCATCGCCGCCGGCGCCGATCTGTCCCGGCGCGAGGGGATCGAGGCCATGATGGCGGACCTGCTCGACCGCTGCGGCGCCATCGACATCCTCGTCAACAATGCCGTCGTGCGGCATTTCTCTGCCATCGAACAGTTTCCGCCCGAGCGCTGGGATGAGGCCCTCGCCGTCAATTTGTCGGCGCCGTTCCACCTCATCCGCCTGGCGCTGCCTGCGATGAAGCATCGCGGCTGGGGCCGGATCGTCAACATGGGCTCGATCTATTCCAGCCGCGCGGTCGAGGACCGCATCGACTACGTCACCACCAAGACCGCAATTGCAGGCATGACCCGCGCCGTCGCCATCGAGACGGCACGCAGCGGCATCACCTGCAACACGCTCTGCCCAGGCACGCTGCCGACGCCCGCGATCCTGAACAAGATCGCGACGATGGCATCGAGCAGCGATCGTCCGGTCGAGGACGTGACGCGCGACTATCTCGGCGAGCGCCAGCCGACGCAGCGCTTCGTCGAAATGGACGCCGTCGCCGCCATGGTCGTCTTCCTCTGCGGTCCGGCCGCGAACGACATCACCGGCGCCAGCCTGCCGATCGACGGCGGCTGGTCGGTGGCATGA
- a CDS encoding NAD(P)-dependent oxidoreductase — protein sequence MAGEILGVIGTGRMGGPMAGRLMDAGYSLVVYDTQAEATQPLVKRGALLASSPADVASRSDIVLASLPTPDIVKAVALGQDGIGSGNRAKIVIDLSTSGPGAAKLVAEGLKAKGMTLVDAPVSGGIKGAVNGTLAVMVSCPQATYDIVQPILKNFGKLFYTGDKPGVAQTAKLANNLMAAAALVITSEAVAMGVKGGVNAKVLIDIINASSGRNSASEDKFPRAVLPGTFDFGFATGLSYKDVRLCVDEAEAMGVPMVCGAVVRQMLAITNAKYGASSDFTSIAKVLEEWAGVEMRG from the coding sequence ATGGCGGGAGAGATTCTCGGCGTAATCGGCACGGGCCGCATGGGCGGTCCGATGGCGGGACGATTGATGGACGCGGGCTATTCGCTCGTCGTCTATGACACGCAGGCCGAGGCGACTCAGCCGCTGGTCAAGCGTGGCGCGCTCCTCGCCAGCTCGCCGGCCGACGTCGCCTCACGCTCCGACATCGTGCTCGCCAGCCTGCCGACGCCCGACATCGTCAAGGCCGTTGCGCTCGGCCAGGACGGCATCGGCAGCGGCAACCGTGCGAAGATCGTCATCGATCTCTCGACGTCGGGTCCAGGCGCTGCGAAGCTCGTTGCGGAAGGCTTGAAGGCCAAGGGGATGACCCTGGTCGATGCGCCCGTGAGCGGCGGCATCAAGGGCGCCGTCAACGGCACGCTGGCGGTGATGGTCTCGTGCCCGCAGGCGACTTACGACATCGTGCAGCCGATCCTGAAGAACTTTGGCAAGCTGTTCTACACCGGCGACAAGCCCGGCGTGGCGCAGACGGCTAAGCTCGCCAACAACCTGATGGCGGCCGCAGCCCTCGTGATCACCTCGGAAGCCGTCGCGATGGGCGTCAAGGGCGGCGTCAATGCCAAGGTGCTGATCGACATCATCAACGCCAGCAGCGGCCGCAACAGCGCCTCCGAAGACAAATTCCCCCGCGCGGTGCTGCCCGGTACCTTCGATTTCGGCTTCGCCACCGGCCTCTCCTACAAGGACGTTCGTCTCTGCGTGGACGAGGCCGAGGCCATGGGCGTGCCGATGGTCTGCGGCGCGGTGGTGCGGCAGATGCTCGCGATCACCAACGCCAAATACGGCGCCTCATCCGACTTCACCTCGATCGCCAAGGTGCTCGAGGAGTGGGCCGGGGTCGAGATGCGCGGCTGA
- a CDS encoding ABC transporter permease subunit: MLRMRSFLPPLLFTLAYAVVSLGVTNSYYQLILTLVPVWAVFGLSWNLLSGYTGLISFGHAAFFGIGAYATALGQIYFDISPWLLIPVAAMLGGIAGLLIGFPTFRLQGHYFALAMLAYPLAILYVFEWLGFQEVTLPIKREAPIAYMQFADPHLYTLLGLALMLATIVLTQVIERSRFGMALLAIKQNEAAAEAAGINTLAWKLRAITLSGAIAAAIGGFYAQVLLVVTPASVFGMLVSAQALTVAMFGGVGTVWGPVIGSVILIPLAEILHAEAGARIPGIQGVIFGIAIVCVILLAPEGLFWKLRDLLRKRSAPKAAVSDTAEAAAANVTALKPASRQRAATGEVVLEVKNLSRSFGGLKAVQDVSFKLHKNEILGIIGPNGAGKTTLFNLLNGFLKPSQGEVLIDGRNMSGQRPHVICEAGIGRTFQVMRPFLRMSILDNVVVGAYVRARTDDEARKLAADAVACVGLSAVADRVAGELSTKELRLMELARAIAGQPRILLLDETLAGLGHGEADEVVAVIQQLARDGITIAIIEHTMQAMVRLVDRFLVLDHGAVITEGLPEVVTRDNRVIEAYLGKKWVGHAAN; this comes from the coding sequence ATGCTCCGGATGCGTTCCTTTCTGCCTCCCCTGCTCTTCACGCTCGCCTATGCGGTCGTGTCGCTCGGCGTCACCAACTCCTACTACCAGCTGATCCTGACGCTGGTGCCGGTGTGGGCGGTGTTCGGGCTGTCGTGGAATCTGCTCAGCGGCTACACCGGCCTGATCTCGTTCGGCCACGCCGCCTTCTTCGGGATCGGCGCCTACGCGACCGCGCTCGGGCAGATCTATTTCGACATCTCGCCCTGGCTGCTGATTCCGGTCGCCGCCATGCTCGGCGGTATCGCCGGCCTCCTGATCGGCTTTCCGACCTTCCGGCTGCAAGGCCACTACTTCGCGCTGGCCATGCTCGCCTATCCGCTCGCCATTCTCTACGTGTTCGAGTGGCTCGGCTTCCAGGAGGTGACGCTTCCGATCAAGCGCGAGGCTCCGATCGCCTATATGCAATTCGCCGATCCGCACCTCTACACGCTGCTGGGGCTGGCGCTCATGCTCGCCACCATTGTGCTGACGCAGGTGATCGAGCGATCGCGCTTCGGCATGGCGCTGCTCGCGATCAAGCAGAACGAGGCTGCGGCCGAGGCGGCCGGTATCAATACGCTCGCCTGGAAGCTGCGCGCGATCACGCTGAGCGGGGCGATCGCCGCCGCCATCGGCGGATTTTACGCGCAGGTGCTGCTGGTCGTGACCCCGGCATCGGTGTTCGGCATGCTGGTGTCGGCGCAGGCGCTGACGGTCGCGATGTTCGGCGGCGTCGGCACGGTCTGGGGCCCGGTGATCGGCTCGGTGATCCTGATCCCGCTCGCCGAGATCCTGCACGCCGAGGCCGGCGCGCGCATCCCCGGCATTCAGGGCGTCATCTTCGGTATTGCCATCGTCTGCGTCATCCTGCTGGCGCCGGAAGGCCTGTTCTGGAAGCTGCGCGATCTCCTGCGCAAGCGGAGCGCGCCCAAGGCGGCGGTCAGTGATACCGCGGAAGCAGCAGCTGCCAACGTGACGGCCCTGAAGCCCGCCTCCCGGCAGCGTGCCGCCACCGGCGAGGTCGTCCTCGAAGTGAAGAACCTCTCGCGCTCCTTCGGCGGCCTGAAGGCGGTGCAAGATGTCAGCTTCAAGCTGCACAAGAACGAGATCCTCGGCATCATCGGCCCCAACGGCGCCGGCAAGACCACGCTGTTCAATCTCCTCAACGGCTTCCTCAAGCCCAGCCAGGGCGAGGTGCTGATCGACGGCCGCAACATGTCGGGCCAGCGGCCGCACGTGATCTGCGAGGCCGGCATCGGCCGCACCTTCCAGGTGATGCGGCCGTTCCTGCGCATGTCGATCCTCGACAACGTCGTGGTCGGGGCCTATGTGCGCGCCCGCACCGACGATGAAGCCCGCAAGCTGGCCGCTGACGCGGTCGCCTGCGTCGGGCTGTCTGCCGTGGCTGACCGTGTCGCCGGCGAGCTCTCGACCAAGGAACTGCGGCTGATGGAGCTGGCCCGCGCGATCGCCGGCCAGCCGCGCATCCTGCTGCTCGACGAGACGCTCGCGGGCCTCGGCCACGGCGAGGCGGACGAGGTCGTGGCCGTGATCCAGCAGCTCGCGCGCGATGGCATCACCATCGCCATCATCGAGCACACCATGCAGGCGATGGTCCGGCTGGTCGACAGATTCCTCGTGCTCGACCACGGCGCCGTCATCACCGAAGGCCTGCCGGAAGTGGTGACGCGCGACAACCGCGTGATCGAGGCCTATCTCGGCAAAAAGTGGGTGGGCCATGCTGCGAATTGA
- a CDS encoding branched-chain amino acid ABC transporter permease has product MEGFLQALAAGLLIGAVYGLMCVGLGLIFGVMRVINFAHGDFMMLGMYTAFYLFTAAGIQTLFGNAVGPFVAILLAGPVLAVFGYFVHLALISHVSGTRTASLEGEGHYAQLILTLGIALILQNGGLIVFGSVLASIRTPLSSSAWELGPFFDMSIFLNKARSIDMIVSLAIMILLSLLITRTRIGKSLRAAADNPTAATYMGIDVDRAHRTAFALGCGITAIAGGLLATNYPFHPFVGLEYVIVMYAGVVLGGMGSIIGAFWGGMTIGLVQQMSTLILPTQLQNAAIFAVFLLIIFFRPQGFFGRMVERT; this is encoded by the coding sequence ATGGAAGGCTTTCTGCAAGCGCTCGCCGCGGGGCTTTTGATCGGCGCCGTCTATGGCCTGATGTGCGTCGGGCTCGGCCTGATCTTCGGCGTCATGCGCGTCATCAACTTCGCCCATGGCGATTTCATGATGCTCGGCATGTACACCGCCTTCTATCTCTTCACCGCCGCCGGCATCCAGACGCTGTTCGGCAATGCCGTGGGGCCGTTCGTCGCCATCCTGCTGGCCGGGCCGGTGCTCGCCGTGTTCGGCTATTTCGTGCATCTGGCTTTGATTTCGCACGTCTCCGGGACACGTACTGCCTCGCTCGAAGGCGAAGGCCATTACGCCCAGCTCATCCTCACGCTCGGCATCGCGCTGATCCTGCAGAACGGCGGCCTCATCGTGTTCGGCTCGGTGCTGGCCTCGATCCGTACGCCGCTGTCGAGCTCGGCGTGGGAGCTCGGGCCCTTCTTCGACATGAGCATCTTCCTCAACAAGGCCCGCAGCATCGATATGATCGTCTCGCTGGCGATCATGATCCTGCTCTCGTTGCTGATCACGCGCACGCGGATCGGCAAGTCGCTCCGCGCCGCCGCGGACAATCCGACGGCAGCGACCTATATGGGCATCGACGTCGACCGCGCGCATCGCACCGCCTTCGCACTCGGCTGCGGCATCACCGCGATTGCCGGCGGCCTGCTCGCCACCAACTACCCGTTCCACCCCTTCGTCGGTCTTGAATACGTCATCGTCATGTATGCCGGCGTCGTGCTCGGCGGCATGGGCAGCATCATCGGCGCCTTCTGGGGCGGCATGACGATCGGCCTCGTGCAGCAGATGTCGACGCTGATCCTGCCGACACAATTGCAGAACGCCGCGATCTTCGCCGTCTTCCTCCTCATCATCTTCTTCCGCCCGCAAGGCTTCTTCGGGCGCATGGTGGAGAGGACGTGA
- a CDS encoding ABC transporter substrate-binding protein has protein sequence MNKTSKGLSRRTVLSGAAAVGLAGVARAQAPGEIKVGLIVPLSGIYTRPGQVMKMGAEMGIEHINAQGGIKALGGAKLKLVVIDCGDTTEKAKNAAQRMVAQEPDLVAATGSYLSSFTLAVTEVTERAELPVLTLSYSDLLTDRGFKYIFQTAATASRQSELGLPTLMKLAENASGKKPKTVAMLMDNTATSVATAKALKERLFAQEGLQLVVEEVWTPPLSDATPLIQKVRSAKPDLLLFMPNAVSDAKLGLEKISEFGLGQGKIPTVSFSITIAEPDMLQSVSPETVQGIMTIVANWGSKGHEALIAELKAKYKEPWMTQNVISTYGDMWLMKEALEKAGKADRNAVAQAFRTMDAGPSKYYPGGQLKFDERGRRVGAGVVIVQWQSGVPVTVYPPELAQAQPFWPKKS, from the coding sequence ATGAACAAGACTTCAAAAGGACTGAGTCGCCGCACCGTGCTCTCCGGCGCCGCCGCCGTCGGCCTCGCCGGCGTTGCGCGCGCGCAGGCACCTGGCGAGATCAAGGTCGGACTGATCGTGCCGCTGTCGGGCATCTACACCCGCCCCGGCCAGGTGATGAAGATGGGTGCCGAGATGGGCATCGAACACATCAACGCGCAGGGCGGCATCAAGGCGCTCGGCGGCGCCAAGCTGAAGCTGGTCGTGATCGACTGCGGCGACACCACCGAGAAAGCCAAGAACGCGGCACAGCGCATGGTGGCGCAGGAGCCAGATCTGGTCGCCGCGACCGGCTCCTATCTGTCCTCCTTCACGCTGGCGGTCACCGAGGTGACCGAGCGCGCCGAGCTGCCTGTGCTGACGCTGTCCTATTCGGACCTGCTGACTGACCGCGGCTTCAAATACATTTTCCAGACCGCAGCGACCGCGAGCCGCCAGTCAGAGCTCGGCCTGCCGACGCTGATGAAGCTGGCCGAGAATGCCTCGGGCAAGAAGCCGAAGACCGTGGCGATGCTCATGGACAACACCGCAACGTCGGTGGCCACCGCCAAGGCGCTCAAGGAGAGGCTGTTCGCGCAGGAGGGCCTCCAGCTCGTGGTCGAGGAAGTCTGGACGCCGCCGCTGTCGGATGCGACGCCGCTGATCCAGAAAGTTCGCTCGGCCAAGCCCGATCTGCTGCTGTTCATGCCCAATGCAGTGTCGGACGCCAAGCTTGGCCTCGAGAAGATCAGCGAGTTCGGCCTCGGCCAGGGCAAGATCCCGACCGTGTCCTTCAGCATCACCATCGCCGAGCCCGACATGCTGCAGAGCGTGAGCCCGGAGACCGTGCAGGGCATCATGACCATCGTCGCCAATTGGGGCTCGAAGGGCCACGAGGCGCTGATCGCGGAGCTCAAGGCCAAATACAAGGAGCCCTGGATGACCCAGAACGTCATCTCGACCTATGGCGACATGTGGCTGATGAAGGAAGCGCTGGAGAAGGCCGGCAAGGCCGACCGCAACGCGGTCGCGCAGGCCTTCCGCACCATGGATGCCGGCCCGTCGAAATATTACCCGGGCGGCCAGCTCAAATTCGACGAGAGGGGCCGCCGCGTCGGCGCCGGCGTCGTCATCGTGCAATGGCAATCGGGCGTGCCTGTCACCGTTTATCCGCCCGAGCTCGCGCAGGCGCAGCCGTTCTGGCCGAAGAAATCCTAG